The Verrucomicrobium spinosum DSM 4136 = JCM 18804 genome includes a region encoding these proteins:
- a CDS encoding MSMEG_0572/Sll0783 family nitrogen starvation response protein — protein sequence MPAVNRDMNKDGDFLVDYEEKVFEDVKANPGEKALVTFHGVAFEGSIGLVNTLVATRLLRKGYETSILLYGPGVTLGFQRGFPTLGDEAFPGHLLVNKRLAQFMAEGGKIYACRFSTQALYGQTEKAFIPGIIPINPLDVLDIVLLHGRANAVQIHSWNL from the coding sequence ATGCCCGCGGTAAACAGAGACATGAACAAGGACGGCGACTTTCTCGTGGATTATGAAGAGAAGGTCTTCGAGGACGTGAAGGCCAATCCTGGCGAGAAGGCGCTGGTCACCTTTCACGGTGTCGCCTTCGAAGGGTCCATCGGTCTGGTGAACACCCTGGTGGCCACCCGGTTGCTGCGCAAAGGCTATGAAACCTCCATCCTCCTGTATGGCCCGGGGGTAACTCTCGGATTCCAGCGAGGTTTCCCCACCCTTGGCGATGAGGCTTTCCCCGGCCATCTCCTAGTGAACAAGCGTCTGGCCCAGTTCATGGCGGAGGGGGGCAAGATCTATGCCTGCCGCTTCTCCACGCAGGCACTGTACGGGCAGACGGAGAAGGCTTTCATTCCGGGCATCATTCCCATCAACCCCCTGGATGTGCTGGACATTGTTCTCCTCCACGGCAGGGCCAATGCGGTCCAGATCCACTCCTGGAACCTGTAA
- a CDS encoding Nit6803 family nitrilase, translating into MATMIRAAAVQIAPDLTSVEGTVDRVCRAVAEAAAGGVELAVFPETFVPYYPYFSFVEPPVSAGREHLRLYENAVEVPGWIPDILSQQARRHGMVLVVGVNERDHGSLYNTQLVFDADGTLVLKRRKITPTYHERMIWGQGDGSGLKVVETKVGRLGALACWEHYNPLARFSLMAQHEQIHCAQFPGSMVGPIFRDQIEVTIRHHALESGCFVVNSTGWLTDEQITSITPDAKMQKALRGGCFTAIVSPEGALMGEPLTEGEGMVVADLDFALITKRKRMMDSVGHYSRPDLLSLVMHQQPLHQYTSCPSPLSASPEPLINGTSRSHDLSSPSHESNGLRDRLAHPQAMAGV; encoded by the coding sequence ATGGCAACGATGATTCGAGCGGCAGCGGTGCAGATCGCACCTGATCTGACCAGTGTGGAAGGCACGGTGGACCGTGTCTGCCGGGCGGTGGCCGAGGCTGCCGCCGGAGGGGTGGAACTGGCGGTCTTCCCAGAGACCTTCGTGCCCTACTACCCCTATTTCTCCTTTGTAGAGCCGCCGGTGAGCGCCGGTCGCGAGCACCTGCGGCTCTACGAAAACGCGGTGGAGGTCCCCGGCTGGATACCGGACATTCTTTCCCAACAGGCCCGGCGGCATGGCATGGTGCTGGTGGTGGGAGTGAATGAACGGGACCACGGGTCTCTCTACAACACGCAGCTGGTCTTTGATGCCGACGGCACTCTGGTGCTGAAGCGGCGCAAGATCACCCCCACCTATCATGAACGCATGATTTGGGGCCAGGGCGATGGATCGGGGCTCAAAGTGGTGGAGACCAAGGTAGGCCGCCTGGGCGCTCTGGCCTGCTGGGAACACTACAACCCCCTCGCCCGGTTCTCGCTCATGGCCCAGCACGAGCAGATCCACTGTGCCCAGTTCCCTGGGTCCATGGTGGGGCCCATCTTCCGGGATCAGATCGAGGTGACCATCCGGCATCACGCGCTGGAGTCCGGTTGCTTCGTGGTGAACTCCACCGGCTGGCTCACGGATGAGCAGATCACCAGTATCACTCCCGATGCCAAGATGCAGAAGGCGCTCCGCGGCGGGTGCTTCACCGCCATCGTCTCCCCTGAAGGTGCGCTCATGGGTGAACCGCTCACCGAGGGTGAAGGCATGGTGGTGGCGGATCTGGACTTCGCCCTCATCACCAAACGCAAGCGCATGATGGACAGCGTGGGCCACTACTCCCGGCCGGATCTGCTCTCCCTGGTGATGCACCAGCAGCCACTTCACCAATACACGTCGTGCCCCTCGCCATTGTCGGCGAGCCCTGAACCCCTGATCAACGGTACCTCCCGCAGCCATGACCTCAGCTCCCCTTCCCATGAATCCAACGGACTTCGAGACCGCCTTGCTCACCCGCAAGCAATGGCTGGTGTCTGA
- a CDS encoding MSMEG_0568 family radical SAM protein — protein sequence MNPTDFETALLTRKQWLVSELQSLGLRMVDEAASASSRRGGAGPSDHKALQVMGTTVMVPIHTHPARQSPFTADPPTFDGRSMLYRDGRPEAPIRFPRQPRFYDLTTEDGIPYWKLAQLHSHNVLATTVLQTCIRYGNAETKCQFCAIGESLKAGRTIARKTPEQLAEVAAAAQKFDGVEQVVLTTGTPPTEDRGAAVLVDVARAIKSRTGLAIQAQCEPPADFSWFHRLKDAGVDTLGMHLEAWDETVRARIMPGKAQVPVSYYLEAFAAAVAVFGRGQVSTYLLGGLGDTAEGLLDGCRQLIALGVYPFVVPFVPIGGTPLQHRQPPGAEFMRSILQPLGEMLSAAGMTSETVKAGCAKCGACSSLSTFENQDSNGQNMCLG from the coding sequence ATGAATCCAACGGACTTCGAGACCGCCTTGCTCACCCGCAAGCAATGGCTGGTGTCTGAGTTGCAGTCACTCGGCCTGCGCATGGTGGATGAGGCGGCTTCCGCCTCCAGCCGGCGCGGCGGCGCTGGGCCCAGCGACCACAAGGCGCTCCAGGTCATGGGCACCACCGTCATGGTGCCCATCCACACCCACCCGGCCCGCCAGTCCCCTTTCACAGCTGACCCGCCGACCTTCGACGGACGCTCCATGCTCTACCGGGACGGACGCCCGGAGGCACCCATACGCTTCCCCCGCCAGCCCAGGTTCTATGATCTTACTACGGAAGACGGCATCCCGTACTGGAAGCTTGCCCAGCTCCACTCTCACAACGTCCTGGCCACCACCGTGCTGCAGACCTGCATCCGTTACGGCAATGCGGAGACCAAGTGCCAGTTCTGCGCCATCGGTGAGTCGCTCAAAGCGGGGCGCACGATTGCGCGGAAGACCCCGGAGCAGCTCGCCGAGGTGGCGGCCGCCGCCCAGAAGTTTGATGGGGTCGAGCAGGTGGTGCTCACCACCGGCACCCCGCCCACGGAGGATCGCGGAGCCGCCGTGTTGGTGGACGTGGCCCGTGCCATCAAGTCCCGCACCGGGCTCGCCATTCAGGCCCAGTGTGAACCCCCGGCGGATTTCAGCTGGTTCCACCGGCTGAAGGACGCGGGGGTTGACACCCTGGGGATGCATCTCGAGGCCTGGGATGAGACGGTGAGAGCCCGCATCATGCCGGGCAAGGCGCAGGTCCCGGTGAGTTATTACCTGGAAGCCTTTGCAGCGGCCGTGGCCGTCTTTGGCCGCGGCCAGGTCAGCACTTACCTGCTGGGCGGCCTGGGCGACACCGCAGAGGGCCTCCTGGACGGCTGCCGCCAGCTCATCGCCCTGGGCGTGTACCCCTTTGTCGTGCCCTTCGTCCCCATCGGCGGCACCCCGTTGCAACACCGTCAGCCCCCCGGAGCGGAGTTCATGCGCAGCATCCTCCAGCCCCTGGGCGAAATGCTCTCCGCCGCCGGCATGACCTCTGAAACCGTAAAGGCCGGCTGCGCCAAATGCGGGGCGTGCTCTTCGCTCTCCACCTTTGAAAATCAGGACAGCAACGGTCAGAACATGTGTCTGGGGTGA
- a CDS encoding MSMEG_0570 family nitrogen starvation response protein, with protein MPSVNFTIQLPDGVTRECYSPSTVVRTYFQKGEEMTVTEFVSRSREALTEASERVRAKFGFYCTSASAQISDIEHFSKNQPPEGTVRILSI; from the coding sequence ATGCCCTCCGTCAACTTCACCATCCAGCTTCCCGATGGAGTCACCCGGGAGTGCTACTCCCCTTCCACCGTTGTACGCACCTATTTTCAGAAGGGCGAGGAAATGACGGTCACGGAGTTTGTCTCCCGGAGCCGCGAGGCGCTGACGGAGGCGTCGGAGCGGGTGCGGGCCAAGTTCGGATTCTACTGCACCTCCGCGTCCGCCCAGATCAGCGACATCGAGCACTTCTCGAAGAACCAGCCTCCGGAGGGAACGGTTCGCATCCTCTCCATCTGA
- a CDS encoding MSMEG_0569 family flavin-dependent oxidoreductase produces MSVMPTHHYPVIIIGGGQAGLSMSYCLKERGIDHLIFEKHRFAEAWRSKRWDNFCLVTPNWQCALPGFKYSGDDPNGFMKKEEIVKYIEDYVKLFNPPLREGVTVQRVRRHETGIYEISTSEGEFTAGQVVIATGGYHTATVPRMAEKFPEDIVQMHSSDYKNPAALPEGAVLVVGTGQSGCQIAEDLHLEGRKVHLCVGGAPRTARRYRGKDVVDWLHEMGYYNLPVHEHPLKERVRAKANHYVTGRDGGRDIDLRKFALEGMQLHGRLLEVRQGLLKFGTDLKQNLDNADNVADSIKNTIDKYIASRGIDVPQEERYVPVWQPPAESPDLDFAASGIRSIIWSMGFQTDYRWLEIPVFDGKGYPSHQRGVTDVPGVYFLGLPWQHTWGSGRFSGVADDARFLADCVEARHNTTKSLAGRKLNELALGS; encoded by the coding sequence ATGTCCGTCATGCCCACCCATCACTATCCCGTCATCATCATTGGCGGAGGCCAGGCCGGCCTCTCCATGAGCTACTGCCTCAAGGAACGGGGCATCGACCACCTCATCTTTGAAAAACACCGCTTCGCCGAGGCCTGGCGTTCCAAACGATGGGACAACTTCTGCCTGGTCACGCCCAACTGGCAATGCGCCCTGCCCGGGTTCAAGTACTCTGGGGACGATCCCAACGGCTTCATGAAAAAGGAGGAGATCGTCAAGTACATCGAGGATTATGTGAAGCTCTTCAATCCCCCGCTGCGCGAGGGCGTAACCGTGCAGCGGGTGCGCCGCCATGAGACTGGAATCTATGAAATAAGCACCAGCGAGGGTGAGTTCACCGCCGGGCAGGTGGTGATTGCCACGGGCGGCTACCACACCGCCACGGTCCCGCGGATGGCGGAGAAGTTTCCCGAGGACATCGTGCAGATGCACTCCTCCGACTACAAAAATCCCGCTGCCCTCCCGGAGGGGGCGGTGCTGGTGGTTGGCACCGGCCAGTCTGGCTGCCAGATCGCAGAGGATCTGCACCTCGAAGGAAGGAAAGTGCATCTCTGCGTGGGCGGCGCTCCCCGCACTGCCCGGCGCTATCGCGGGAAGGACGTCGTGGACTGGCTGCACGAGATGGGCTACTACAACCTGCCGGTGCACGAGCACCCGCTGAAGGAGCGTGTGCGGGCCAAGGCCAACCACTATGTCACGGGCCGTGATGGCGGTCGCGACATCGACCTGCGCAAGTTCGCGCTGGAAGGCATGCAGCTGCACGGCCGCCTGCTCGAGGTGCGCCAGGGCCTGCTCAAGTTCGGCACCGACTTGAAGCAGAACCTCGACAATGCTGACAACGTGGCGGACAGCATCAAGAACACGATCGACAAGTACATCGCCTCACGTGGCATCGATGTTCCGCAGGAGGAGCGCTACGTTCCGGTCTGGCAGCCGCCCGCAGAGTCGCCGGATCTCGACTTCGCCGCCTCGGGCATCCGTTCCATCATCTGGAGCATGGGTTTCCAGACAGACTACCGCTGGCTGGAGATCCCGGTGTTCGACGGCAAGGGCTACCCGAGCCACCAGCGGGGCGTGACCGACGTCCCTGGTGTTTATTTCCTAGGTCTGCCCTGGCAGCACACCTGGGGCTCCGGCCGGTTCTCTGGGGTGGCGGATGATGCCCGGTTCCTCGCGGATTGTGTCGAGGCCCGGCACAACACGACCAAGTCTCTGGCCGGTCGCAAGCTCAACGAACTGGCCCTCGGTTCGTGA
- a CDS encoding MSMEG_0567/Sll0786 family nitrogen starvation N-acetyltransferase: MLFEPFPEYKPRDFVFKIASTPQELQGYWNLRRDVFCEEQGVFVEHDRDEVDAHAIPLICATLVAGMVDEVVGTVRIDEREPRLWYGSRLCVHKAHRRLTEMSPGVSVRNHQPVHRGFGALGAGLIYKAVSTANAIGCDRFLANVQEQNARFFQRLHWLKLEERVLHGRVHAHMEAELGHYPPAELVA, from the coding sequence ATGCTCTTTGAGCCTTTTCCAGAGTATAAACCCCGGGATTTTGTGTTCAAGATCGCCTCGACTCCCCAGGAGCTACAGGGCTACTGGAATCTGAGACGGGATGTTTTCTGCGAAGAACAGGGTGTCTTTGTGGAGCATGATCGCGATGAGGTGGACGCCCACGCCATTCCCCTCATCTGCGCCACCCTGGTGGCTGGCATGGTGGATGAGGTGGTGGGCACGGTGCGGATCGATGAACGCGAGCCCCGCCTCTGGTACGGGAGTCGGTTGTGTGTGCACAAGGCCCATCGTCGCCTCACGGAGATGAGCCCGGGGGTGAGCGTGCGGAATCATCAGCCGGTGCACCGTGGTTTTGGAGCGCTCGGGGCGGGCCTCATCTACAAAGCGGTGTCCACGGCCAACGCCATTGGGTGTGACCGCTTTCTGGCGAACGTGCAGGAACAGAATGCGCGATTCTTTCAGCGCCTGCACTGGCTCAAGCTGGAGGAACGGGTGCTGCACGGGCGCGTGCATGCCCACATGGAGGCAGAACTGGGTCACTACCCTCCGGCAGAGCTGGTGGCCTGA
- a CDS encoding sll0787 family AIR synthase-like protein produces MTPDQLESLALSLREHPNVAEKLKIAAAYSPALGVAQKIAVGDDTAAIPDGDGFLLFAAEGMMEGFIEFDPWFAGYSAVMVNLSDIAAMGGTPTALVDVVWTEESSPVTSELWAGMQAASAAYGVPIVGGHTTRFGKGRTPLLAVAVVGRAKKLITSFDARPGDTLLMAVDLRGAYRGEGTVFWNASVGSPPERLQTDLKLLPRLAEAGLLTAGKDISNGGVLGTLAMLLATSAAGAVLQLDQLPKPQGVDVELSRWLLSFPSYGYLLTAAPENVDEVCQVFAGSGIACAPVGNITSGKLLELAWGDQRVPFAEMEPSPSIAAAAL; encoded by the coding sequence ATGACCCCCGACCAGCTTGAATCTCTGGCCCTGAGCCTGCGCGAGCATCCGAATGTGGCGGAGAAGCTCAAGATCGCCGCCGCCTATTCCCCTGCTCTGGGGGTGGCTCAAAAGATCGCGGTGGGTGATGACACGGCTGCGATTCCAGATGGCGACGGCTTCCTGCTCTTTGCGGCCGAGGGCATGATGGAAGGTTTCATCGAATTCGACCCCTGGTTCGCCGGGTACAGCGCAGTGATGGTGAACCTCAGCGACATTGCCGCCATGGGCGGCACTCCCACCGCGCTTGTGGATGTGGTCTGGACCGAGGAGTCCTCCCCCGTGACCTCGGAGCTTTGGGCCGGCATGCAGGCGGCGTCTGCTGCGTACGGGGTACCTATTGTCGGCGGTCACACCACGCGATTTGGCAAGGGGCGCACTCCCCTGCTGGCTGTAGCCGTGGTGGGCCGCGCGAAAAAGCTGATTACGAGCTTCGACGCCAGACCGGGAGACACCCTGTTGATGGCCGTGGACTTGCGCGGAGCTTATCGTGGAGAGGGCACTGTTTTCTGGAATGCCAGCGTGGGCTCGCCCCCGGAGCGGTTGCAGACGGATTTGAAGCTGTTGCCTCGCCTTGCGGAGGCCGGGCTGCTCACCGCAGGCAAGGATATCAGCAACGGAGGTGTCCTGGGTACGCTGGCCATGTTGCTGGCCACTTCGGCGGCCGGAGCGGTGTTGCAGTTGGACCAACTGCCCAAGCCGCAGGGGGTGGATGTTGAACTCAGCCGCTGGCTCTTGTCGTTTCCTAGCTATGGCTATTTGCTGACGGCCGCACCGGAGAACGTGGATGAGGTGTGCCAGGTGTTCGCGGGAAGCGGCATCGCCTGCGCCCCGGTGGGGAACATCACAAGCGGAAAACTCCTTGAACTGGCCTGGGGTGACCAGCGTGTGCCCTTCGCAGAGATGGAGCCATCACCTTCCATCGCGGCGGCTGCTCTGTGA
- the def gene encoding peptide deformylase, giving the protein MILPIVIYGDPVLRVKCKPITEVTEEIRKLSQDMIETMHNARGVGLAAPQVGIALQLAVIEVPPDDESVTYVRLNGEDTPLAEAMPLIFLNPKLDHGKEKAMGEEGCLSIPDLRSEVRRSAGVKVEYQTLDGETRTIEADGLLARALQHEIDHLNGILFIDRLSAAAKLGVRRKLKRLMLEWEEDGLIPSKR; this is encoded by the coding sequence ATGATCCTGCCCATTGTCATCTACGGCGACCCCGTTCTTCGCGTGAAGTGCAAGCCCATCACCGAAGTCACCGAGGAAATCCGGAAGCTGTCGCAGGACATGATTGAGACCATGCACAACGCCCGCGGCGTGGGTCTGGCTGCCCCGCAGGTCGGCATCGCCCTACAGCTCGCCGTGATAGAAGTGCCGCCAGATGACGAGTCCGTGACCTACGTCCGCCTCAATGGCGAGGACACCCCGCTGGCTGAAGCCATGCCGCTGATCTTCCTGAATCCCAAGCTGGATCACGGGAAAGAGAAAGCCATGGGGGAGGAAGGCTGCCTGAGCATTCCAGATCTGCGCAGCGAAGTCCGTCGCTCCGCCGGGGTGAAAGTGGAGTACCAGACGCTCGACGGAGAGACCCGGACCATCGAAGCGGACGGTCTCCTGGCCCGTGCACTGCAACACGAGATCGACCACCTCAACGGCATTCTCTTCATCGACCGTCTCTCCGCCGCCGCCAAGCTGGGCGTGCGCCGCAAGCTGAAGCGCCTGATGTTGGAGTGGGAAGAAGATGGATTGATCCCGTCGAAACGGTAG
- a CDS encoding ExbD/TolR family protein: MNIRRKKRTTPQIPIVALVDILVIVLLFIVATTTFREQRTQMKINLPTSKTLGTSAPSKEKRTTLAITPERKILLDGTEVTADKLAEALAALRERDPKAKLELQADKETPLGLLVRVWDSLKSAGIPINDVPARIQRGMVAPAASAATVAP, encoded by the coding sequence ATGAACATCCGCCGCAAAAAACGCACCACGCCCCAGATCCCCATCGTGGCTCTGGTGGACATCCTTGTGATCGTGCTGCTCTTCATCGTGGCGACCACGACGTTCCGTGAGCAGCGGACGCAGATGAAGATCAACCTGCCTACTTCCAAGACACTGGGCACCAGCGCCCCCTCCAAGGAAAAGCGGACCACCCTGGCCATCACACCAGAACGCAAAATCCTGCTCGATGGGACTGAAGTCACCGCTGACAAACTCGCCGAAGCGCTTGCCGCCCTGCGTGAGCGGGATCCCAAGGCCAAGTTGGAACTTCAGGCCGACAAGGAAACTCCGCTTGGACTCCTCGTCCGGGTGTGGGATTCTCTGAAATCCGCCGGCATTCCCATCAACGACGTGCCGGCCCGCATCCAGCGTGGCATGGTTGCCCCCGCAGCCTCTGCCGCCACGGTGGCCCCGTGA
- a CDS encoding MotA/TolQ/ExbB proton channel family protein, whose amino-acid sequence MFEPVCLAVLSNGLTHIWNFLVGGGQVMILIVLCSIISATVIIMKALQLRDSILFPAHIEEEIRKIERYATTGDITPLQNMLEEDGSVAAQLGIIAISGKHETREENNEACETAAHVILHRLETGVPLLEVIVTVSPLLGLLGAVVGLVTVFSTFGTGNVVPDADTQQVAKGIAEALHSTIAGLLVAIPTVIAHGYFSRKLDAISVRMELILRRAIHDFHRHFEVRRSPLAGRY is encoded by the coding sequence ATGTTCGAACCTGTCTGCCTTGCCGTCCTTAGTAATGGATTAACGCACATCTGGAACTTCCTCGTGGGAGGAGGACAGGTGATGATCCTGATCGTGCTATGCTCGATCATTTCTGCGACGGTGATCATCATGAAGGCACTCCAGCTGCGGGACAGCATCCTGTTCCCCGCACATATTGAAGAGGAGATCCGCAAGATTGAACGCTATGCCACCACTGGAGACATCACCCCGCTCCAGAACATGCTGGAGGAAGACGGCAGCGTAGCCGCCCAGCTCGGCATCATCGCCATTTCCGGCAAACACGAAACGCGTGAGGAAAACAATGAGGCGTGCGAAACCGCCGCCCACGTGATCCTGCACAGGCTGGAAACAGGCGTACCGCTCCTGGAAGTCATCGTGACGGTCTCCCCGCTGCTCGGCCTGCTTGGCGCGGTGGTGGGCCTCGTGACGGTGTTCTCCACCTTCGGCACAGGCAATGTCGTACCCGACGCCGACACCCAGCAGGTGGCCAAGGGGATCGCCGAGGCGCTCCACAGCACCATCGCCGGCCTCTTGGTGGCCATCCCGACCGTCATCGCCCACGGCTACTTCAGCCGCAAGCTGGACGCCATCTCCGTGCGCATGGAGCTCATCCTCCGCCGCGCCATTCACGACTTCCACCGCCACTTCGAAGTGCGTCGCTCCCCGCTGGCTGGCCGCTATTGA
- a CDS encoding DNA-3-methyladenine glycosylase family protein, with protein MPRSSPAPRSVPARNCLPVASFDLAATLNSGQVFHWHEQDGGFLGLIGGELVTVSQPEPGMLHVSAGHGDLVSRYLALDHDLMKMQRTLPKRDAHLKRALQYSPGLRILRQPRWECLATFITSSLKQVAHIRQISLTLRERFGQPVATLNGKVLHTYPTPEALARAGEAALRACGLGYRAKFLHQTASRIAEGNFDLETPVAVDDEAACELLCTLPGVGPKIAQCTLLFAYERLGVFPIDVWIERALRELYFAGTAENVSARELREFAKTHFGPYRGYAQQWLFHHARTSGTFSRLRKVV; from the coding sequence TTGCCCAGGTCATCCCCCGCACCCCGCTCAGTTCCAGCCAGGAACTGCCTCCCCGTCGCCAGCTTCGACCTCGCCGCCACGCTGAACAGCGGGCAGGTGTTCCACTGGCATGAGCAGGATGGGGGCTTCTTGGGATTGATCGGTGGAGAACTCGTGACCGTCTCCCAGCCGGAGCCGGGGATGCTGCACGTTTCTGCGGGGCACGGGGACCTGGTCAGCCGGTATCTTGCGCTCGATCATGATCTGATGAAGATGCAGCGCACGCTGCCAAAGCGGGACGCCCACCTGAAACGGGCGCTCCAGTACTCGCCCGGGCTGCGAATATTGCGCCAGCCGCGGTGGGAATGTCTGGCCACCTTCATCACCTCCTCGCTCAAACAAGTGGCCCACATCCGCCAGATTTCCCTGACGCTGAGGGAGCGTTTTGGCCAGCCCGTCGCGACACTGAACGGGAAAGTTTTGCACACCTATCCCACCCCTGAGGCTCTGGCCCGGGCCGGGGAGGCAGCGCTCCGTGCCTGCGGATTGGGTTACCGGGCAAAGTTTCTGCACCAGACCGCCAGCCGCATTGCAGAGGGAAACTTCGACCTGGAAACCCCTGTGGCAGTCGATGACGAGGCAGCCTGCGAGCTGCTCTGCACCCTGCCCGGAGTGGGCCCCAAGATCGCCCAATGCACCCTTCTCTTTGCCTACGAGCGTCTGGGCGTCTTCCCCATCGATGTATGGATCGAGCGCGCGCTGAGGGAGTTGTACTTTGCCGGGACGGCGGAAAATGTGTCCGCCCGGGAGTTGCGAGAGTTTGCCAAGACGCACTTTGGGCCCTATCGGGGCTATGCTCAGCAATGGCTTTTTCACCACGCACGTACGAGCGGGACGTTCTCTCGGTTGCGTAAAGTGGTTTGA
- a CDS encoding DUF4339 domain-containing protein, translating into MDDGGEVIFQLIMLCVFGGVSAAVANSKGRSGVGWFFGGFFLGCIGLVIILCLPNLREQQEATRIQEDMNRRLREQLRQEQMKVDALRAHTAARLDAHDAALKMDTRATAPALLSSSPPRPHLGGPPHHRPPALEETRPIWFYLDQSSSQQGPVTLARLKEETSIGAIHQDTLVWREGMADWTAAQQTPELQPLFKVS; encoded by the coding sequence ATGGACGACGGCGGCGAAGTAATCTTTCAGCTCATCATGCTCTGCGTATTCGGTGGTGTCAGTGCTGCCGTGGCGAACTCCAAGGGCCGCAGCGGCGTGGGCTGGTTCTTTGGCGGATTCTTCCTGGGGTGCATCGGTCTGGTCATCATCCTCTGCCTGCCCAACTTGCGGGAGCAGCAGGAGGCCACGCGGATCCAGGAGGACATGAACCGCCGCCTGCGGGAGCAGCTCCGTCAGGAGCAGATGAAAGTGGATGCCCTGCGCGCCCACACGGCAGCACGCCTGGATGCCCATGATGCGGCCCTGAAGATGGATACACGGGCGACTGCTCCCGCGCTCCTGTCATCCTCCCCTCCACGCCCCCATCTTGGAGGCCCTCCCCATCACCGCCCCCCAGCGCTGGAGGAAACCCGGCCGATCTGGTTCTATCTCGACCAAAGTTCCTCCCAACAAGGCCCAGTGACGCTCGCCAGGCTCAAGGAAGAAACCTCCATCGGCGCGATTCATCAGGACACGCTGGTGTGGCGCGAAGGCATGGCCGACTGGACAGCCGCCCAGCAGACCCCCGAGTTGCAACCGCTCTTCAAAGTCTCCTGA
- a CDS encoding CPBP family intramembrane glutamic endopeptidase, with protein MPHTDVEAVLPEVRPAQWDDETRVRKLAPEVWRLFSAYVGALLGATLLGFLIHPADDGGVPGLIIGLLSVAVVSTVFGWLHRDVLRPQFGGLGLFSPIMVKGLIGLAGLLLVNLLWHGALWNLASEELREDMYKDVTGLVPMVAARVFLICVMPAIFEEIGFRGLVQTWLMRVIGPWKAVALSAALFSAIHFSVLSSPYLFLVGALLAWTRWKSGLLFPGILLHFLHNLAVLWYEGLLT; from the coding sequence ATGCCGCATACCGATGTGGAGGCCGTGCTGCCCGAGGTGCGTCCGGCCCAGTGGGATGATGAAACTCGTGTGAGGAAACTGGCACCGGAAGTGTGGCGGCTGTTTTCCGCCTATGTGGGAGCTCTTCTGGGGGCGACCCTTCTGGGATTTCTCATTCACCCGGCCGATGACGGAGGGGTGCCAGGCCTGATCATTGGGCTGCTGTCAGTGGCCGTAGTCTCGACGGTATTTGGCTGGCTTCATCGCGACGTCCTCCGCCCTCAGTTCGGCGGGCTGGGCCTCTTCTCCCCCATCATGGTCAAGGGGCTGATAGGGCTGGCGGGCCTGCTGCTGGTCAACCTGCTGTGGCATGGCGCGCTCTGGAACCTGGCCTCCGAAGAGCTGCGCGAGGACATGTACAAGGATGTGACCGGGCTGGTGCCGATGGTTGCCGCCCGGGTGTTCCTCATCTGTGTGATGCCGGCCATCTTCGAAGAGATCGGCTTCCGCGGCCTCGTGCAGACTTGGCTGATGCGGGTGATCGGCCCTTGGAAAGCCGTGGCCCTTTCAGCCGCCCTTTTCAGTGCGATCCACTTTTCTGTCCTGAGCTCACCCTATCTGTTTTTGGTCGGTGCCCTGCTGGCCTGGACGCGATGGAAGAGCGGCTTGCTTTTTCCAGGGATTCTCCTGCATTTCTTGCATAACCTTGCAGTCTTGTGGTATGAAGGCCTGCTAACGTAA
- a CDS encoding MarR family winged helix-turn-helix transcriptional regulator codes for MDSSPQDCAADLLEVVPLIMRGVRAEVRRDRTPELSMPQFRALSFVGRHEGSTLTEVAQFLGLTLPTASKMMDGLVDAGYVQRAPDRRDRRKIKLHLSTEGQQIHEAILLQAREFLASRLQHLDPHVLADIRTSLRVLRAVFEPVSGPREAVGAA; via the coding sequence ATGGACTCCTCACCCCAGGACTGCGCGGCAGATCTCCTCGAAGTCGTCCCTCTCATCATGAGGGGTGTTCGAGCTGAAGTCCGCCGTGACCGAACCCCCGAACTGTCGATGCCCCAATTCAGGGCATTGTCCTTCGTGGGGCGTCACGAGGGCAGCACCCTCACCGAGGTAGCGCAGTTTCTCGGCCTCACTCTCCCGACCGCCTCCAAGATGATGGACGGCCTGGTGGATGCGGGCTACGTGCAACGCGCTCCCGACCGTCGTGACCGACGAAAGATCAAACTGCATCTGAGTACCGAGGGCCAGCAGATCCACGAGGCGATCCTGCTCCAGGCGCGGGAGTTTCTCGCCAGCCGGCTACAGCATCTCGATCCCCATGTCCTGGCCGACATTCGCACCTCGCTTCGGGTCCTTCGCGCCGTGTTCGAGCCCGTTTCGGGGCCGCGTGAGGCGGTCGGGGCCGCGTGA